In the genome of Vespa crabro chromosome 17, iyVesCrab1.2, whole genome shotgun sequence, one region contains:
- the LOC124430162 gene encoding F-box only protein 32 isoform X2 — protein sequence MVYVRNIIAGFNGLSDALKRLDFLSAVHDCRRFNYIVRLLDLLVSHRMGGLSGCAQRVLFNMLEEVALEVSLSQQQTGRLRRLIERVRAFSAGCCWGGRPLGSVILWEKHKAALERILQIASSITITQPDEEQQPQWSDLPPECRREVLLRLSDPQDIEASSEACEHLAVLAQEQRIWRELAQYHFTPQQIATTRQNNPGKDWKTIFTIARRSFGLREEYAEMIQLCRNCRCLFWRSLGHPCIADQDPAFQEKLADVDQASLHVPIPPQTFLKFFSL from the exons ATGGTCTACGTTAGAAATATT ATCGCTGGTTTTAATGGATTAAGTGACGCCCTGAAGAGACTAGATTTTTTATCAGCAGTACATGACTGTCGTCGATTTAATTACATCGTAAGACTTTTGGATCTTCTAGTTAGTCACAGAATGGGTGGTTTGAGTGGTTGTGCACAACGAGTTCTTTTCAATATGTTAGAGGAAGTAGCGTTGGAAg taTCCTTATCGCAACAACAAACTGGAAGATTACGACGATTGATCGAAAGAGTTAGAGCCTTCAGTGCTGGATGTTGTTGGGGTGGAAGACCTCTAGGCTCTGTAATTTTATGGGAAAAACATAAAGCAGCTTTGGAAAGAATCTTACAAATTGCCTCGTCTATCACTATAACTCag ccGGATGAAGAACAACAACCGCAATGGTCAGATTTACCTCCAGAATGTCGTAGAGAAGTTCTTCTTCGATTAAGCGATCCGCAAGACATTGAAGCATCGTCGGAAGCATGCGAACATCTCGCAGTTTTAGCTCAAGAACAAAGAATATGGCGAGAACTTGCTCAGTATCATTTCACTCCACAACAAATAGCTACTACCAGGCAAAACAATCCAGGGAAAGATTGGAAAACTATATTTACTATTGCTAGaag GTCATTCGGTTTGCGAGAAGAATATGCAGAGATGATACAATTGTGCCGCAATTGTCGTTGTTTATTTTGGAGATCACTGGGCCATCCCTGTATCGCAGATCAGGATCCAGCATTTCAAGAGAAGTTAGCTGATGTAGATCAAGCTTCTCTTCATGTTCCAATCCCTCCTCAAACTTTCCTAAAGTTTTTTTCACTGTGA
- the LOC124430162 gene encoding F-box only protein 32 isoform X1 — MPFISKDWRSPGEEWVKTVEGWEKKKILECANNKTLSLLLRGEKDASDKKEKDRKKENAVQPHCHITLKCTREIAGFNGLSDALKRLDFLSAVHDCRRFNYIVRLLDLLVSHRMGGLSGCAQRVLFNMLEEVALEVSLSQQQTGRLRRLIERVRAFSAGCCWGGRPLGSVILWEKHKAALERILQIASSITITQPDEEQQPQWSDLPPECRREVLLRLSDPQDIEASSEACEHLAVLAQEQRIWRELAQYHFTPQQIATTRQNNPGKDWKTIFTIARRSFGLREEYAEMIQLCRNCRCLFWRSLGHPCIADQDPAFQEKLADVDQASLHVPIPPQTFLKFFSL; from the exons ATGCCGTTCATATCAAAAGATTGGCGTAGCCCTGGAGAAGAATGGGTTAAAACGGTCGAAGgttgggaaaagaaaaagatactcGAATGTGCGAATAATAAGACGTTATCACTTCTCCTTCG aggtGAAAAAGATGCAAGTGacaagaaggagaaggatagaaagaaag AAAACGCCGTCCAACCGCATTGCCACATCACGTTGAAGTGCACACGTGAG ATCGCTGGTTTTAATGGATTAAGTGACGCCCTGAAGAGACTAGATTTTTTATCAGCAGTACATGACTGTCGTCGATTTAATTACATCGTAAGACTTTTGGATCTTCTAGTTAGTCACAGAATGGGTGGTTTGAGTGGTTGTGCACAACGAGTTCTTTTCAATATGTTAGAGGAAGTAGCGTTGGAAg taTCCTTATCGCAACAACAAACTGGAAGATTACGACGATTGATCGAAAGAGTTAGAGCCTTCAGTGCTGGATGTTGTTGGGGTGGAAGACCTCTAGGCTCTGTAATTTTATGGGAAAAACATAAAGCAGCTTTGGAAAGAATCTTACAAATTGCCTCGTCTATCACTATAACTCag ccGGATGAAGAACAACAACCGCAATGGTCAGATTTACCTCCAGAATGTCGTAGAGAAGTTCTTCTTCGATTAAGCGATCCGCAAGACATTGAAGCATCGTCGGAAGCATGCGAACATCTCGCAGTTTTAGCTCAAGAACAAAGAATATGGCGAGAACTTGCTCAGTATCATTTCACTCCACAACAAATAGCTACTACCAGGCAAAACAATCCAGGGAAAGATTGGAAAACTATATTTACTATTGCTAGaag GTCATTCGGTTTGCGAGAAGAATATGCAGAGATGATACAATTGTGCCGCAATTGTCGTTGTTTATTTTGGAGATCACTGGGCCATCCCTGTATCGCAGATCAGGATCCAGCATTTCAAGAGAAGTTAGCTGATGTAGATCAAGCTTCTCTTCATGTTCCAATCCCTCCTCAAACTTTCCTAAAGTTTTTTTCACTGTGA
- the LOC124430163 gene encoding 18S rRNA aminocarboxypropyltransferase, with the protein MSGRKKNKNKMTGKRYRHVLRKEEKYRQERDISDKEQSESDEECPIPFPVAMWDLEQCDPKKCTGRKLSRHGLIKTLRLSTRFPGLVLSPSGKSCVNPMDRNIIQDFGCAVVDCSWARIDSTPIGQIKTPNPRLLPFLVAANPINYGKPCKLSCVEAIAATLIITGFPDEANFYLGKFSWGHSFLKLNKELLGRYATCTNAEEIITVQEDYLKNAIQEKLDRQALPDFPPSDIESEEEEKEQEIDDS; encoded by the exons ATGTCAGgccgaaaaaagaataaaaataaaatgacagGGAAAAGATATCGTCATGTattaagaaaggaagaaaagtatcgtcaagagagagatatatctGACAAGGAACAATCAG AGTCTGATGAAGAATGCCCAATACCTTTTCCCGTTGCCATGTGGGATTTAGAACAATGTGATCCCAAGAAATGTACAGGTAGAAAATTATCTAGGCATGGgttaataaaaacattgagGTTAAGTACCCGTTTTCCTGGTTTAGTACTTTCTCCCTCAGGTAAAAGT TGTGTCAATCCGATGGATCGTAATATTATACAAGATTTTGGTTGTGCCGTTGTGGATTGTAGTTGGGCTCGAATTGATAGTACACCAATTGGACAAATAAAGACACCTAATCCACGTTTGTTACCATTTCTCGTTGCAGCAAATCCAATAAATTATGGAAAGCCTTGTAAATTAAGCTGTGTAGAAGCAATAGCTGCAACATTGATTATAACAGGATTTCCAGATGAagctaatttttatttaggaAAGTTTTCATGGGGACATTCCTTTCTCAAATTGAACAAAGAATTATTAGGAAGATATGCTACTTGTACAAATGCAGAAGAAATTATAACTGTCCAGGAAGATTATCTTAAAAATGCaatacaagaaaaattagataGACAAG CACTGCCTGATTTTCCACCTAGTGATATAGAAtcagaagaggaagagaaggaacaaGAAATCGATGATAGCTAG
- the LOC124430158 gene encoding vitellogenin-like — translation MRSLFILLFFVGLAVSNLHNNDKHAWKVGEEYQYLVRSRTLTGLKTLSDQYAGILMKAILKIQCNSPDTLRAQLLKPQYAQIHKKLPDGWNSHISDQMLEHKHLPLSGEPFVIKFKHGVIRDLIVNKNVPTWEVNIIKSIISQFQADTQGENLKGSKNTQIPEDDNPFASFRVMEDSVSGKCEVLYDIVPLTEAIIQHHPHVLPKPELRRNGEHMYVTKTRNYDKCEQRMDYHFGISGNTKWESDIRNNENVMKKSSTSNMVISGKLKDFVIQTSVTTTKIIMKPRIVDEQESIVVSRMNVTLVSVNKASNPIPAPNNPESVGNLVYTYNDPFSKTVHRRPGRPSVSPNSMSNELNSASDSNENLEMMREKYGRKDRINYVSDEDKAFWQVKPTLNEAPKNPMLPLFIANNGKAVVMSDKVNSEKMVTTLVQKIANEMENPNIMPDEETLEKFTIVSRLISSMSLEQINKAEENLHSVWNEIGSDEKNKMIKENGKVIFRDAVANAGTGPALMTIKRWIEKKQLKECEAADVLATLPKTARTPTAEYVDAFFSLASDPEVQKQTCLNSSAILSFAELVHQAQVSNNSIYNHYPVNVFGRLSSRKNDAVLRKYIPFLAEQLKKAIKDGDSPRIQVYIIALGLTAHPKILSVLEPYLEGKERVSTYQRFLMVMSLKKLAEIEPTLARSVLYKIYINTWDVHQIRCAAVNLIMKTNPPLYMLTRIAQFTNFDYNGQVNSVVKSAIKSAAKLNFPEWEELSRNARKVLHLMNTESDKYYYSKTYFTEMESNDQLSYRMMLNYIGSDGLIPLSTYVALQPSYNGFLSPVSELDMSISSINSLLEMNWHKHGKAKTEESIAEKTAKMLNIESDDVEQVEGNVFFTTPYLNRYFSFDNHTIERILRDLQSPENSHPVNINKLLSYDITLSFPTETGLPFVYSLHVPIIRKLSFISKPDMNSKFDIRLLIANKHQGRVGFITPFDHQSFVSGIDVNTQVFLPCKLDFHLTNEKSRLDVALQPYKQNSRTRLGHFSVVPYTAQYEVMSFHPLLLEKNTHKIQEKEITHIKMPQDSNNVFSVEIETENFVNKFQKWLRNKNKWSNMMTPSTLALGTYEKFDLYVKPNLQENEAVKFTATLDTKEIRSNNIDTTDESWKSGNEVLKTMHQELDSPARRKEFLQEISKGINSGKAYVIDAGLEIPGVWKNKHACTLCLASSNDENKFRSLFYWYTNIPSQDITHQVCVNGQLRSSPTTPFDYKKILDSHPMKEFSINIKSGKTCSDDSLVTIKGQIKQSEDYKMYVQESAIVKRCNENMRNSVKDCQEAAEMATNLNEMDMKIIKHDSERESDTELGQTFHGMTKMLTDLNVRVISDIREHYDNDNKKDNDVNIHIKLSPDMTSAEAIISKSGHVLTLSDIDISDKDIDDEDINEIEEDILPTASCTIRNNEIMTFDDKIYPLKLGKCAHVLFTTFPRNDPSEHNRKMNIRENMEVFVTVEETEHNKKELQILLGNNEILFKSSDTEVSAWINGQRVKCSQKESYQHVKNDETHYEIFELPGPAIKLISDKYDIELVYDKDHVQMTVPHKYQQSIRGLCGDFDGQSENDFVTPKNCLLQNPEEFAATYILKERCEGHALRNAKKAESSKCLEKVIRFSDVISDREAGRPYVNWKQWGYHKKENKKQCNTYHTRVVTRDDKICFTTRPVPTCSSGCKSVESKVKNYQLYCLPKGEASLGMKRRIEQGANPDLSERTPSDNETFNVPIECVPA, via the exons ATGCGGTCTCTGTTTATTCTGCTATTCTTTG ttgGACTTGCCGTGAGTAATCTCCATAACAACGACAAGCATGCCTGGAAAGTTGGTGAGGAGTACCAATATTTGGTACGTAGCCGTACCCTTACTGGACTGAAGACATTATCTGATCAATATGCTGGTATTCTAATGAAAGCGATCCTAAAGATTCAATGTAATTCACCTGACACACTTAGAGCACAATTATTGAAACCGCAGTATGCTCAAATACACAAGAAACTACCGGATGGTTGGAATTCTCATATATCTGATCAGATGTTAGAACATAAACATCTACCGCTTTCCGGTGAACCCTTTGTGATCAAATTCAAACATGGAGTTATAAGAGACTTGATCGTCAACAAAAATGTACCAACTTGGGAAGTAAATATCATCAAAAGTATCATCAGTCAGTTCCAAGCTGATACGCAAGGAGAAAACTTGAAGGGAAGTAAAAATACTCAAATACCGGAAGATGATAATCCTTTTGCATCGTTCCGTGTCATGGAGGACTCCGTAAGTGGAAAATGTGAGGTTCTTTACGACATTGTACCATTGACAGAAGCCATCATTCAACATCATCCACACGTATTACCAAAACCAGAATTACGTAGAAACGGAGAACATATGTACGTAACGAAAACAAGGAACTACGACAAATGCGAACAACGTATGGATTATCATTTTGGAATAAGTGGAAATACAAAATGGGAATCCGATATTAGAAACAATGAAAACGTTATGAAG AAATCATCAACAAGTAACATGGTTATATCTGGTAAACTCAAGGACTTTGTGATACAAACATCAGTGACAACAACTAAAATAATCATGAAGCCCAGAATTGTAGATGAGCAAGAGAGCATCGTAGTAAGTAGAATGAATGTGACTCTCGTTAGCGTCAATAAAGCGTCGAATCCAATACCAGCACCGAATAATCCTGAATCGGTTGGAAATCTAGTTTACACTTACAACGATCCTTTCTCAAAAACAGTACATAGACGACCTGGACGACCTAGCGTAAGTCCTAATTCAATGTCAAATGAACTAAATTCTGCTTCTGATTCTAACGAAAACTTAGAAAtgatgagagagaaatacggCAGAAAAGATAGGATAAACTATGTTAGCGACGAGGATAAAGCATTTTGGCAGGTGAAACCAACGTTAAACGAAGCACCTAAAAATCCTATGCTACCATTATTCATAGCTAACAATGGTAAAGCGGTCGTTATGTCTGATAAGGTTAACTCAGAAAAAATGGTAACAACGCTTGTTCAAAAAATCGCAAACGAAATGGAAAATCCAAACATTATGCCTGATGAAGAGACCCTAGAAAAATTCACAATTGTCTCAAGATTGATAAGTAGTATGAGTCTAGAACAGATAAATAAGGCCGAAGAAAACTTGCATTCTGTTTGGAATGAAATTGGTTCCgacgaaaagaataaaatgataaaggaGAACGGTAAAGTTATATTTCGTGATGCCGTTGCTAATGCTGGAACTGGGCCTGCTCTGATGACTATTAAACGTTGGATTGAAAAGAAGCAGTTGAAAGAGTGCGAAGCTGCTGATGTTCTGGCGACCTTACCTAAGACTGCACGAACACCTACAGCCGAATACGTGGATGCTTTCTTT TCATTGGCAAGTGATCCAGAGGTACAGAAACAAACGTGTCTGAATTCGTCGGCTATTTTATCCTTCGCTGAACTAGTGCATCAAGCTCAAGTTTCTAACAACAgcatttataatcattatccaGTTAACGTATTCGGCCGTTTATCCTCTAGAAAAAATGACGCAGTTTTAAGAAAGTACATTCCATTCCTTGCGGAGCAATTAAAGAAAGCTATCAAGGATGGAGATAGTCCAAGGATCCAAGTGTATATTATCGCTTTAGGTTTAACAGCACATCCAAAGATACTGAGCGTTTTGGAACCCTATCTTGAAGGCAAGGAACGAGTATCAACTTATCAACGTTTTCTGATGGTTATGTCTTTGAAAAAATTAGCTGAGATTGAACCTACCCTGGCTCGTTCTGTCTTATACAAAATCTACATCAATACTTGGGATGTTCATCAAATTCGTTGCGCTGCTGTCAacttaataatgaaaactaaTCCACCATTATATATGCTCACGCGTATAGCACAATTCACTAATTTCGACTACAATGGACAGGTCAATTCTGTTGTTAAATCAGCGATTAAAAGTGCAGCTAAATTAAACTTTCCCGAATGGGAAGAACTATCAAGAAATGCTCGCAAAGTGCTTCATCTAATGAATACGGAATCCGATAAGTATTATTACTCAAAGACTTACTTTACAGAAATGGAATCAAATGATCAGTTGTCTTACAGAATGATGTTGAATTATATCGGAAGTGATGGCTTAATTCCATTGTCCACATACGTTGCCTTGCAACCCTCTTATAATGGCTTCCTTAGTCCTGTTTCTGAATTAGATATGAGTATATCGAGCATAAACAGTCTATTAGAAATGAATTGGCATAAACACGGAAAAGCAAAAACCGAAGAGTCGATCGCAGAGAAAACTGCAAAGATGCTTAACATTGAATCAGACGATGTTGAACAAGTTGAAGGAAATGTCTTCTTTACAACGCCGTACCTCAATCGatacttttcttttgataatcATACCATCGAAAGGATTTTACGTG ACCTACAGTCTCCAGAAAATAGTCATCCTGTTAACATAAACAAATTGTTGAGTTACGACATTACCTTGAGTTTTCCTACTGAAACTGGTTTACCTTTTGTTTATTCCTTACACGTACCTATAATCAGAAAATTAAGTTTTATAAGTAAACCAGATATGAATTCTAAATTCGATATTCGTTTACTTATTGCTAATAAACATCAAGGAAGAGTTGGTTTCATAACACCATTCGACCACCAATCATTCGTATCGGGCATCGATGTCAACACGCAAGTTTTCCTACCATGCAAACTAGATTTCCATTTAACTAATGAAAAATCCAGGCTCGACGTAGCACTACAACCATACAAACAAAATAGCAGAACCAGGTTGGGACACTTTAGTGTGGTACCTTATACCGCGCAATATGAAGTCATGTCATTCCACCCGTTGCTATTGGAGAAAAATACTCATAAAatccaagagaaagaaataacacaTATTAAAATGCCACAAGATTCTAACAACGTTTTTTCTGTAGAAATTGAAACTGAAAACTTTGTTAACAAATTTCAGAAATGgttaaggaataaaaataaatggagcAACATGATGACTCCATCAACATTAGCCTTAGGTACATACGAAAAATTCGACCTTTATGTCAAGCCTAATCTACAAGAAAACGAAGCTGTTAAATTCACTGCCACGTTGGATACTAAAGAAATTAGATCCAACAATATTGATACTACTGATGAATCCTGGAAATCTGGAAACGAAGTACTCAAAACAATGCATCAGGAACTTGATAGCCCGGccagaagaaaagaatttttacaaGAAATTTCTAAAGGAATAAATTCTGGAAAGGCTTACGTCATTGATGCAGGTTTGGAAATACCTGGAGTATGGAAGAATAAACACGCATGTACGTTATGTTTAGCCAGTagtaatgatgaaaataaattccGAAGTCTTTTCTACTGGTACACGAACATACCTAGTCAAGATATAACTCATCAAGTGTGCGTTAACGGTCAGTTAAGAAGTTCACCAACAACACCtttcgattataaaaaaatacttgACAGCCATCCAATGAAAGAATTCagcattaatattaaatctggAAAAACGTGCTCTGACGACTCGCTTGTCACCATAAAAGGACAGATCAAGCAAAGTGAAGATTATAAAATGTACGTTCAAGAATCGGCAATAGTAAAGAGATGTAATGAAAATATGAGAAATAGCGTCAAGGATTGCCAGGAAGCTGCAGAAATGGCTACAAATCTAAACGAAATggatatgaaaattattaaacatgaTTCTGAAAGAGAATCTGATACTGAATTAGGACAAACATTCCATGGAATGACGAAAATGTTGACAGATTTAAACGTACGAGTTATATCTGATATACGGGAACATTACGACAATGACAACAAAAAGGACAACGATGTGAATATTCACATAAAATTATCACCTGACATGACAAGCGCAGAAGCCATAATATCTAAATCTGGACACGTTTTGACCCTCTCCGATATTGATATTTCTGACAAGGATATTGATGATGAAGATATAAACGAAATTGAAGAAGACATCTTACCTACTG CCTCATGTACTATTAGAAACAACGAAATAATGACTTtcgatgataaaatttatcctCTGAAACTTGGTAAATGCGCACATGTATTATTTACCACCTTCCCAAGAAATGATCCAAGTGAACATAATAGGAAAATGAACATTCGTGAAAATATGGAAGTGTTCGTTACTGTCGAAGAAACGGaacataacaaaaaagaacttcAGATTTTATtgggtaataacgaaattttgtttaaatcatCTGACACAGAAGTTTCAGCTTGGATTAATGGACAAAGGGTGAAATGCTCACAGAAAGAAAGTTACCAACACGTCAAGAATGATGAAACTCACTACGAAATATTTGAACTTCCCGGACCTGCCATTAAATTGATATcagataaatatgatattgaATTGGTCTACGATAAAGATCATGTACAAATGACg GTCCCTCATAAATATCAACAATCCATACGTGGTCTCTGTGGTGACTTTGATGGCCAATCTGAAAATGATTTCGTCACTCCAAAGAACTGCTTGCTGCAAAACCCAGAAGAGTTTGCAGCTACTTATATATTGAAGGAACGATGCGAAGGACACGCTTTGAGAAATGCGAAAAAGGCAGAAAGTTCTAAGTGCTTAGAAAAAGTAATACGCTTCAGTGATGTGATAAGCGATAGAGAAGCTGGACGACCATATGTAAATTGGAAGCAATGGGGTTAtcacaagaaagaaaataagaagcaATGCAATACCTATCATACTCGAGTTGTCACAAGAGATGATAAGATCTGTTTCACCACAAGGCCTGTACCAACATGTTCTAGCGGATGTAAATCTGTTGAATCAAAGGTAAAGAATTATCAACTCTATTGTTTACCAAAGGGCGAAGCAAGTTTAGGAATGAAAAGGAGAATTGAACAGGGAGCTAATCCTGATTTAAGTGAACGTACTCCTTCTGATAATGAAACTTTTAATGTTCCCATCGAATGTGTACCTGCTTGA